The proteins below are encoded in one region of Trueperaceae bacterium:
- a CDS encoding nitroreductase family protein yields the protein MNALDAIRARRSVRAFAPEPVPDAVVRDVVDAARWAPTSGNAQPWMFLRVRDPVKRDALVATTYGGYARSAPEQAWLRTAPELLLVCVVPLRTMARYGEEGRAYARLDVAAAVQTALIAATAYGLGSAWVGGFDAEAARTALALDRDLEPLAIVALGSPAERAGEPYRLPLEDVLREV from the coding sequence GTGAACGCCCTCGACGCCATTCGGGCGCGGCGGAGCGTGCGGGCGTTCGCGCCCGAGCCGGTCCCGGACGCGGTCGTGCGCGACGTCGTCGACGCAGCGCGATGGGCGCCGACGAGCGGGAATGCGCAACCGTGGATGTTCCTGCGCGTGCGCGATCCGGTCAAACGCGATGCGTTGGTCGCGACGACCTACGGCGGGTACGCCCGGAGTGCGCCGGAGCAGGCGTGGTTGCGGACCGCGCCGGAGCTTCTGCTCGTCTGCGTGGTGCCGTTGCGCACGATGGCGCGGTACGGCGAAGAGGGCCGCGCCTACGCGCGCCTCGACGTTGCCGCCGCCGTCCAGACGGCGTTGATCGCTGCCACGGCGTACGGACTCGGGAGCGCTTGGGTCGGTGGCTTCGACGCCGAAGCGGCCCGGACCGCTCTCGCCCTTGATCGCGATCTCGAGCCGTTGGCGATCGTTGCGCTCGGTTCCCCGGCGGAACGTGCCGGGGAACCGTACCGGTTGCCTCTCGAGGACGTGCTACGCGAGGTGTGA
- a CDS encoding M28 family peptidase, whose translation MTDAERRLLDAIDMNVPWDLVETFATRPRVHPTDVNDAADLIAERLRAHGVPVTMHAPTLYLTIPHHAEVRAEGATFGGKAPAGCADARDGVHGPLTYVPAGFASGSDDVFDTFDAQAAARSDVAGKIAITEGFASPATVTNLARLGALAVIAINPGADAHWGTCTSVWGTPGVDEKDGAPHVPAINVNRPDGDALKARAERGESATVAVTMESGWFESKVPEVRIEGTESDDFVLLHGHYDSWDVGVGDNATGDATLLEVARLLYAHRHDLKRGVRIAWWPGHSTGRYAGSTWYADAFAVDLVERCVAQVNCDSPGCRWATEYKDVSLTADTEAFAARVIEDAVGQPLHAERAHQAGDYSFNNLGLSGYFMLLSTMPDDVRAEKGYYGVGGCGGNIAWHTEHDTLEVADRDILEKDVRIYLLAVYRNATAPTLPLDFRATVRGFLATIQRYQAAAGNAFDLGPAGEAAQALLDRLDELAQRIDAGDLPAPAVNDLLKRLSRDLIALDYTTRPRFDHDPALTIPPLPDLADAERLDTMTGDDRRFATTSLLRGRNRVVATLRAARVAVDAVLA comes from the coding sequence GTGACCGACGCCGAACGACGTCTCCTCGACGCCATCGACATGAACGTCCCGTGGGATCTCGTGGAGACCTTCGCCACCCGTCCCCGCGTCCATCCCACCGACGTCAACGACGCGGCCGACCTCATCGCCGAGCGCCTCCGCGCTCACGGCGTTCCGGTCACGATGCACGCGCCGACGCTCTACCTCACGATCCCCCACCACGCCGAGGTCCGCGCCGAGGGCGCGACGTTCGGCGGGAAGGCGCCCGCCGGCTGTGCCGACGCGCGCGACGGCGTCCACGGTCCTCTGACGTACGTCCCTGCCGGCTTCGCGTCCGGCAGCGACGACGTCTTCGACACGTTCGACGCTCAGGCGGCGGCGCGAAGCGACGTCGCCGGCAAGATCGCCATTACCGAAGGGTTCGCCAGCCCCGCAACGGTGACGAACCTCGCCCGCCTGGGTGCGCTCGCCGTGATCGCCATCAACCCCGGCGCCGACGCACACTGGGGGACCTGTACGTCGGTGTGGGGGACGCCCGGCGTCGACGAGAAGGACGGCGCGCCCCACGTGCCCGCCATCAACGTCAACCGCCCCGACGGCGACGCCCTCAAGGCCCGCGCCGAACGCGGCGAATCGGCGACGGTCGCCGTCACCATGGAGTCCGGCTGGTTCGAGAGCAAGGTCCCCGAGGTCCGCATCGAGGGGACCGAGAGCGACGACTTCGTGCTGCTCCACGGGCACTACGACAGTTGGGACGTCGGCGTCGGCGACAACGCCACCGGCGACGCGACGCTGCTCGAAGTCGCGCGCCTGCTGTACGCCCATCGCCACGACCTGAAGCGTGGCGTCCGCATCGCCTGGTGGCCCGGCCACTCGACCGGCCGGTACGCCGGCAGCACCTGGTACGCCGACGCCTTCGCCGTCGACCTCGTCGAGCGCTGCGTCGCTCAAGTCAACTGCGACTCTCCGGGCTGCCGCTGGGCGACGGAGTACAAGGACGTTTCCCTGACGGCGGATACCGAAGCGTTCGCCGCACGGGTCATCGAGGACGCCGTGGGGCAACCCCTACACGCCGAGCGCGCCCACCAGGCGGGCGACTACTCGTTCAACAACCTCGGGCTCAGCGGGTACTTCATGCTCCTCTCGACCATGCCGGACGACGTGCGGGCCGAGAAGGGGTACTACGGCGTCGGGGGCTGCGGCGGAAACATCGCCTGGCACACCGAACACGACACCCTCGAGGTCGCCGACCGCGACATCCTCGAGAAGGACGTGCGCATCTACCTGCTCGCCGTCTACCGCAACGCCACCGCCCCTACGCTTCCGCTCGACTTCCGAGCGACGGTCCGCGGCTTCCTCGCCACCATCCAGCGCTACCAGGCGGCGGCGGGCAACGCCTTCGACCTCGGGCCGGCAGGGGAAGCGGCCCAAGCGTTGCTCGACCGACTCGACGAGCTCGCGCAACGCATCGACGCCGGTGACCTCCCCGCCCCTGCGGTCAATGACCTGCTCAAGCGGCTGTCGCGGGACCTCATCGCCTTGGACTACACGACGCGCCCCCGGTTCGATCACGACCCCGCCCTGACGATCCCCCCACTCCCCGACCTGGCCGACGCGGAACGGCTCGACACGATGACGGGCGACGATCGCCGTTTCGCCACGACGTCGCTGCTCCGCGGCCGCAATCGGGTGGTCGCCACGTTGCGCGCCGCACGCGTCGCCGTCGACGCCGTTCTGGCCTGA
- a CDS encoding ABC transporter ATP-binding protein: MADVTNLVEVRGLTKHYERRGTPFARFGAAPEVVRAVDGVDLTIRRGEGVGLVGESGCGKTTTGRLLLRLIEPSSGSIRYDGADVGAMGAADLAAFRRRAQLVFQNPFEALNPRFTLYRSLVEPLANAGVPDADHEARIRRALDRVHLREPDRLLDKFPHQVSGGQLQRVVLARALVLDPEFIVADEPVSMLDVSVRAGILNVLREAKRDLGLTAVYISHDLALVRYVCERTVVMYLGRVMEDGPTESVVQNPAHPYSKALVAAVPTPDPQQEHVALPILPGRPDATAVPSGCPFRERCPEAHARCAEEVPAAHEIAPNHVVHCHLFDA; the protein is encoded by the coding sequence GTGGCAGACGTGACGAACCTGGTGGAGGTCCGAGGCCTCACGAAACACTACGAACGCCGTGGCACGCCGTTCGCACGCTTCGGAGCCGCACCCGAGGTCGTCCGAGCCGTGGACGGCGTCGACCTCACGATCCGGCGGGGTGAGGGCGTCGGCTTGGTCGGCGAGTCCGGGTGCGGGAAGACGACGACCGGTCGGCTGTTGCTTCGCCTCATCGAGCCCAGCAGCGGCAGCATTCGCTACGACGGCGCCGACGTCGGCGCGATGGGTGCGGCCGACCTCGCGGCGTTCCGGCGTCGCGCGCAGTTGGTGTTCCAGAATCCGTTCGAGGCGCTCAACCCTCGCTTCACCCTGTACCGCTCGCTCGTCGAGCCGCTCGCCAACGCCGGGGTCCCCGACGCCGACCACGAGGCGCGCATCCGGCGTGCGCTCGACCGCGTGCATTTGCGCGAACCCGATCGCCTGCTCGACAAGTTCCCTCACCAGGTCAGCGGAGGGCAGTTGCAACGTGTCGTCCTCGCCCGGGCGCTGGTGCTCGATCCCGAATTCATCGTCGCGGACGAGCCGGTCTCGATGCTGGACGTCAGCGTGCGCGCGGGCATCCTGAACGTGCTGCGCGAAGCCAAGCGCGACCTGGGGCTGACCGCGGTCTACATCTCGCACGACCTCGCCCTGGTGAGGTACGTGTGCGAGAGGACCGTCGTGATGTACCTGGGACGCGTGATGGAGGACGGGCCGACCGAGTCGGTGGTGCAGAACCCCGCTCATCCGTACAGCAAGGCTCTCGTGGCGGCGGTGCCGACCCCCGATCCGCAGCAGGAGCACGTGGCGTTGCCGATCCTTCCGGGTCGGCCGGACGCGACGGCGGTCCCGTCCGGATGCCCATTTCGCGAACGATGCCCCGAGGCGCACGCCCGGTGTGCGGAGGAGGTGCCCGCCGCGCACGAGATCGCACCGAATCACGTCGTGCACTGCCACCTGTTCGACGCATGA
- a CDS encoding nitroreductase family protein — protein sequence MRSGPLAGREVPFDVPLDDLVGPLDRGDREAILAGIEGVSSAANLQPWHVQVLDADAVAAAAAHALDALGRPTPNHRGRALRDVPWVLVVSMDVGRAKARFGERGAHLFGVQDVAVACSELRRAAWRRGVASHWVREMAWGAVGETLGLSPRRRPQALLAFGRPAPGAALEPPPSLRWRDVVDATGGEV from the coding sequence ATGAGGTCCGGACCGCTGGCCGGCCGGGAGGTGCCCTTCGACGTGCCGCTCGACGATCTCGTCGGGCCCCTCGACCGCGGCGATCGCGAGGCGATCCTGGCAGGGATCGAGGGGGTCTCGTCGGCCGCGAACCTGCAGCCGTGGCACGTGCAGGTGTTGGACGCCGACGCCGTGGCGGCGGCGGCGGCGCACGCCCTGGACGCCCTCGGTCGGCCGACCCCGAACCATCGGGGGCGCGCCTTGCGGGACGTGCCGTGGGTGCTCGTCGTGTCGATGGACGTCGGTCGCGCCAAGGCCCGGTTCGGAGAGCGGGGCGCCCACCTGTTCGGCGTGCAGGACGTCGCCGTGGCCTGCAGCGAACTGCGTCGCGCCGCCTGGCGTCGGGGCGTCGCCAGCCACTGGGTGCGGGAGATGGCGTGGGGGGCGGTCGGCGAGACGCTGGGGCTGTCGCCCCGCCGACGGCCGCAGGCGCTTCTGGCGTTCGGACGGCCCGCGCCGGGTGCAGCGCTCGAACCGCCGCCGTCGCTGCGGTGGCGTGACGTGGTGGACGCGACGGGCGGGGAGGTGTGA
- a CDS encoding ABC transporter permease, with the protein MADATVRLRPSRRAAAFRSVRSLAKVLVSDRYAFTGALVYVVFVAVAAFAGVLAPYEPTEILFTPEGMLAADLAPNAEHPLGTTSLGRDIYSQLLYGTRSALLVGLVAAFFVVAIGTVVGLVAGYMGGLVDTVLMRITDVAFGIPFLPFVIVLSAFLEPSIWNVVLAMSLILWRDTGRVIRSQVLTVKHRAFVEAARVSGSSTPRILFVHIAPNVLPISLLYGSIAVGWAILTEASISFLGFGATDQISWGYMLQDAYVSQALSRGAWHWFVPPGLAIVAIVVAGFFISRGYEELLFPKLKD; encoded by the coding sequence GGTACGCCTTCACCGGTGCCCTCGTCTACGTCGTCTTCGTCGCGGTCGCCGCCTTCGCCGGCGTCCTTGCGCCCTACGAGCCGACCGAGATCCTGTTCACGCCCGAGGGAATGCTGGCCGCCGATCTCGCCCCCAACGCCGAGCACCCGCTGGGCACCACCAGTCTCGGCCGCGACATCTACTCCCAGCTCCTGTACGGGACCCGCAGCGCCCTCCTCGTCGGCCTGGTCGCAGCGTTCTTCGTGGTCGCCATCGGCACCGTCGTCGGCCTCGTCGCGGGCTACATGGGCGGCCTCGTCGACACGGTGCTCATGCGCATCACCGACGTCGCCTTCGGCATCCCCTTCCTCCCCTTCGTGATCGTGCTCTCCGCCTTCCTGGAGCCCAGCATCTGGAACGTGGTCCTTGCGATGTCGCTCATCCTGTGGCGCGACACCGGTCGCGTCATCCGCTCCCAGGTGTTGACGGTGAAGCACCGCGCGTTCGTCGAGGCCGCCCGCGTGTCGGGATCGTCGACCCCGCGCATCCTGTTCGTCCACATCGCCCCGAACGTGCTCCCCATCAGCCTCCTCTACGGCTCCATCGCCGTGGGGTGGGCCATCCTGACCGAGGCGAGCATCTCCTTCCTCGGGTTCGGTGCAACCGACCAGATCTCCTGGGGGTACATGCTTCAGGACGCCTACGTCAGCCAAGCCCTCTCGCGGGGGGCGTGGCACTGGTTCGTGCCTCCCGGTCTCGCCATCGTCGCCATCGTCGTCGCCGGCTTCTTCATCAGCCGCGGGTACGAGGAACTCCTCTTTCCGAAACTCAAGGACTGA
- a CDS encoding ABC transporter ATP-binding protein: MLLETHDLTIRYRTPQGDLRAVDGVDLVVPEGEIVGLVGESGCGKTTLARSLIGVMAGNASIERGEIRFEGRDLVAAGSRAWNDLRWRDVAYIPQSAMNSLDPVYRVGDQLLEVLVRRGGMRRAAARARSEELFALVGIEANRLRDYPHEFSGGMRQRAAIALALALDPKLVIADEPVTALDVIVQRQILDTLNDLQKRLGISVLLVTHDISVVAYVCDRVAVMYAGKVAEVGPVDTVLGRPVHPYSMGLMNAFPDLGRAARTLVPIEGAPPDLHAPPEGCRFAPRCPFVEPRCATQPALVSLDEGHAAACWRHDDAEALRREASEVTTWQT, encoded by the coding sequence GTGCTTCTGGAAACCCACGACCTCACCATTCGCTACCGCACCCCGCAGGGGGACCTTCGTGCCGTCGACGGCGTCGATCTCGTCGTGCCGGAGGGCGAGATCGTCGGTCTCGTCGGCGAGTCCGGCTGCGGCAAAACGACGCTCGCCCGATCGCTCATCGGCGTCATGGCCGGGAACGCCTCGATCGAGCGGGGCGAGATCCGTTTCGAGGGGCGCGACCTCGTCGCCGCGGGGTCACGCGCCTGGAACGACCTCCGTTGGCGTGACGTGGCGTACATTCCGCAGAGCGCCATGAACTCGCTCGATCCGGTGTACCGGGTCGGCGACCAACTCCTCGAGGTCCTCGTGCGGCGCGGCGGCATGCGGCGCGCCGCGGCGCGGGCGCGTTCCGAGGAGCTGTTCGCGTTGGTCGGCATCGAAGCCAACCGCCTGCGCGACTATCCGCACGAGTTTTCCGGGGGGATGCGTCAACGCGCCGCCATTGCCCTGGCCCTCGCGCTCGATCCGAAACTCGTCATCGCGGACGAGCCGGTCACCGCCCTCGACGTGATCGTGCAACGCCAGATCCTCGATACCCTCAACGACCTCCAGAAACGCCTCGGGATCTCGGTGTTGCTGGTCACGCACGACATCAGCGTCGTGGCGTACGTCTGCGACCGCGTCGCCGTCATGTATGCCGGCAAGGTCGCCGAAGTCGGTCCCGTCGACACCGTGCTCGGTCGGCCCGTGCATCCGTACTCGATGGGCCTGATGAACGCCTTCCCCGACCTGGGGCGGGCGGCGCGTACCCTCGTACCCATCGAGGGGGCGCCCCCCGACCTCCACGCGCCGCCCGAAGGGTGCCGGTTCGCTCCCCGCTGTCCCTTCGTCGAGCCCCGCTGCGCGACGCAGCCCGCGCTCGTATCGCTCGACGAGGGGCACGCCGCCGCCTGCTGGCGGCACGACGATGCCGAGGCGTTGCGGCGCGAGGCGAGCGAGGTGACGACGTGGCAGACGTGA